A stretch of DNA from Campylobacter concisus:
GCATCGATCTCATCTATAAAAACGATCGCTGGAGCCTCTTTTTTAGCATTTTCAAAAAGATCTCTAACCCTACTTGCGCCAACACCGACAAACATCTCTATAAAGCTTGATGCTGACATAGAGAAAAATGGCACACTAGCCTCGCCTGCAACTGCTCTTGCAAGAAGCGTTTTGCCTGTGCCCGGAGGGCCAACTAGCAAAATTCCTTTTGGAATTTTTGCCCCAAGTCTTAGATATTTATCAGGACTTTTTAGATAATCAACTATCTCTTGAACCTCTTCTTTTGCCTCTTCGACACCTGCAACATCATCAAATTTTACTTTTGGCTTTTCAGAATTTATAAGCTTTTTTGCACTTCCTATACCAAGTATGCCACCGCCAATATTCTTTTGCATACGACTAGCAATAAACATCCAAATAGCAAAAAATATAAATACTGGGATTATCCATGAAAATATAAGATCTCCAAACCAGTTATTTTCGCTATAAACGCTGTAAGTTATACCATTTTGCTCAAGTATGCCAATGAGCGTTGGATCATTTATGCGCTTTGCAAGATAGATAGTTTTGTCACTGCCTATGCCTTTTATGGTAGTCTCCGAGATAGCAACCTCATTTAGCTGCTTATTTTTTAACATATCTTTAAACTCAGAATAAGCTACCATTTTACTCTGGGCATTACTATTTAGCCCAAAAGAGCCACCAAGTCCGTCTCCACTAAAGCTTCTAAAAGCTAAAACTATAACTATTGCAAAAATGGCAAAAATGAAAATAGGATTTTTATTAAAAAAACCGTTATTGTTGCCATTATTTTGGTTATTATTTTGGTTATTCATCTATTTCCTTATAAACAAAGCTACTCCAATCGTTACTTTGTTTTATCTCAATTAGCTCCAAATCCTTAAACGTATCTTTAATCCTATCTTCGTATTTGTTTAAAATTCCTGACAATACCAAGTAGCCGCCTTTTTTAAGCGATTTTTTTAAGTCATTTGAGAGCATAAAAATGACATCAGCAATGATATTTGCTACGACAATATCATATTTTTGCTCTAAATTTGCGATAGAACCTGTCCAAATTTTATTAAATTTAACCTCATTCAACTCGGCGTTGCTAAGTGAGCTTTGTGTGGCTTGCTCGTCTGTATCACAAGCATCAATCTTGCAGCCAAGCTTTGCCAAGACAATACTTAAAATTCCACTTCCACAGCCCACGTCTAAAGTAGTATTGCCACTTTTTGCATATTTTTGTAAAAGCTGCAAGCAAGAATTTGTGCTTTCATGGTGCCCTGAGCCAAAGGCTAGAGCTGGGTCGATTATGATATTTGTTACGCCATTAAGTGGCTCTTCCCAGCTAGGTCTAACATAAATTTTATCAACCAAAATAGGCTTAACTGCCTTTTTATATTCACCTAGCCAGTCTTTATTTTCTTTTAAATTAAGAGAAATTTTTAAATCATTTGAAATTTTACGAACACTAGAGAGCCCTTTTGCATACTCTTCGATACCCCAAGCTATATCTTTTAGATCATACTCTTCCCTGACAATGATCTCGTGATCTAGCTCTTCAACACAGGTAACTCCAAAAGAGAAAACTAGCTCTAAAATTTCATCATAAAAATTTGATGTTTTTATGCTTAATTCGTAAAATTTATCTTTCATTAACCAAGAACGTCTTCAAGCTTCTCTTTTAAAACTTGTGGTGTAAAAGGTTTAACGATGTAGTTATTAACACCTGCTTTTAAAGCCGTTATAACTTCGGCTTTTCCGCCCTCTGTTGTTACCATTATGATAGGCATATCAACATACTTTTGCTCAGCTCTTACCTTTTTAACAAGCTCAAGACCGTTCATCTCAGGCATATTCCAGTCAGTGATAAGAACTTCGATACCCTCATTTTGAGTTAAGATATTCCAGGCCTCAAGACCGTGCTCAGCCTCAAGAATTTCTTGATGTCCTAACCTTTGCAAAGTATTTTTTATGATTCTTCTCATTGTTGAACTGTCATCTACAACCAAAATCTTCACATAATATCCTTTTAGTAAAAATTGCCCTATTCTAGCTAATTTAAATTTATAAAAGCTTTAACGATATCTAAGTAGTTTAAAGGCCTCTTTTAGGTCAAGCAACCCTTCATAGTAGGCTTTCCCAACTATTACGCCACTAATCTCATTTGTAGCTTTTAGCATCAAAATATCATTTATATCACTCACGCCACCACTTGCTATTGTCTCAAGCTTGCTATTTCTAGCTATTTGCAAGCTAAACTCAACATTGACTCCGCCAAGCATTCCATCTTTGTTAATATCGGTGCAAATCACAGCTTCTACACCCACATCTGCAAATTTTTTCGCAAGATCGACTGCTTTTATGTTTGAAACCTCGCCCCAGCCTTGCACTGCCACATAGCCATCTTTGGCATCTATGCCAACTACGACTCTGTAAATTCCAGCCATTTTTGCTGTAAATTCTGGATCACGAAGGGCAACTGAGCCAAGGATCACCCTGCTAACTCCAAGGTCCAAATAGCGCTTTATTCGCTCTTCATCTCTTATGCCGCCACCCACTTGGACGCTTAAATTTGTAGCCTTTGTAATTTTTTCAATTGTTTTAAAATTTATCGTCTCTCCAGCAAATGCACCGTCTAAATCAACCACATGAAGCCATTTTGCGCCATAATCTTCAAATTTCTTAGCAAGTTCACTTGGCTCGTTGCTATAAATTTTTGCACTTTGCATAAGACCTTTGCTAAGTCTAACTGCTTGTCCCTCTTTTAAATCAATAGCTGGAAAAATTTCCATCATAACCTCGCAAAATTCTCTAAAATTTTAAGTCCAGCTTCATGACTTTTTTCTGGATGAGGCTGAAAGCCAAATATATTTTCATGCCAAACCGCACTTGTAAATTCATATCCATAAGTCGTCTTTGCCAGTGCAAATTTATCATCACAAACCACATGATAGCTATGTACAAAATATAAATACTCAAGCTCTTTTAGTCCTAAATTTAATGGGCTATTTTGCTTAAATTCCAAAGCGTTCCAGCCAATGTGAGGTATCTTTAATGGTTTATCGAAATTAGCTTCATTAAATTTTACGACCTCGCCAGGCAAAAGAGAGAGTCCCTCATGCTCGCCAAACTCGAAGCTTCGCTCAAATAAAAGCTGCATACCAAGACAAATGCCAATAAAAGCTTTGCCACTTTTTACAGCCTCTTTTATTGCTTCATCCATGCCGTTATTTTTTAGCTTTGTCATCGCCTCACCAAAAGCTCCAACGCCTGGCAAAACAATGTGCGAATACTCCTTTAAATTTTCAGGCTTACTTACTAAGGCACATTTTTTGTCAAGAAAATCAAAAGCATTTATCACGCTTTTGATGTTTCCAGCTCCATAGTCAATTATCGCTATCATTGTTCTTTGCCTCTAATTAGCCTTTTAGATTTAGTGCATGATTAAACTCAGGTACGATCACCTTAAGAGCAGGTGCTACCTCGTCATCTTCAAGCTGCAAAAGCCCATTTATCTGTGAATTTAAAAGAGTTAGGTCGTATGGCTGTGAGTGCGTCACAAAGATCGATTCATACTTAGTTTGAACGTCATCTTTGTTGATAAGCAGCTCCTCATAAAGCTTCTCGCCAGGTCTAAGCCCTACAAATTCGATACCCAGATGCTCTTTGTTTGAAAGCAGAAGCATCTTTTTAGCAAGATCAACGATCTTGATTGGCTCGCCCATATCAAGCACAAAAAGCTCGCCACCTTCTGCAATAGAGGCAGCTTGAAGTACCAGCTGACACGCCTCAGATGTGAGCATAAAATATCTTGTAATCTCTGGGTGAGTAACACTTAGTGGCTTGTTTACAGCGATTTGTGCTTTAAATTTCGGTATAACAGAACCACTTGAACCAAGGACATTTCCAAAGCGCACGCAAACTATCTCACACACGCCAGCTTCATTTGAATTTAAAGCATAAAGCTCACAAACACGCTTAGTTGTTCCCATTATATTTGTTGGGCGTACGGCCTTGT
This window harbors:
- the hisA gene encoding 1-(5-phosphoribosyl)-5-[(5-phosphoribosylamino)methylideneamino]imidazole-4-carboxamide isomerase, with product MEIFPAIDLKEGQAVRLSKGLMQSAKIYSNEPSELAKKFEDYGAKWLHVVDLDGAFAGETINFKTIEKITKATNLSVQVGGGIRDEERIKRYLDLGVSRVILGSVALRDPEFTAKMAGIYRVVVGIDAKDGYVAVQGWGEVSNIKAVDLAKKFADVGVEAVICTDINKDGMLGGVNVEFSLQIARNSKLETIASGGVSDINDILMLKATNEISGVIVGKAYYEGLLDLKEAFKLLRYR
- the hisH gene encoding imidazole glycerol phosphate synthase subunit HisH — protein: MIAIIDYGAGNIKSVINAFDFLDKKCALVSKPENLKEYSHIVLPGVGAFGEAMTKLKNNGMDEAIKEAVKSGKAFIGICLGMQLLFERSFEFGEHEGLSLLPGEVVKFNEANFDKPLKIPHIGWNALEFKQNSPLNLGLKELEYLYFVHSYHVVCDDKFALAKTTYGYEFTSAVWHENIFGFQPHPEKSHEAGLKILENFARL
- a CDS encoding 50S ribosomal protein L11 methyltransferase, with the protein product MKDKFYELSIKTSNFYDEILELVFSFGVTCVEELDHEIIVREEYDLKDIAWGIEEYAKGLSSVRKISNDLKISLNLKENKDWLGEYKKAVKPILVDKIYVRPSWEEPLNGVTNIIIDPALAFGSGHHESTNSCLQLLQKYAKSGNTTLDVGCGSGILSIVLAKLGCKIDACDTDEQATQSSLSNAELNEVKFNKIWTGSIANLEQKYDIVVANIIADVIFMLSNDLKKSLKKGGYLVLSGILNKYEDRIKDTFKDLELIEIKQSNDWSSFVYKEIDE
- a CDS encoding chemotaxis response regulator CheY, whose product is MKILVVDDSSTMRRIIKNTLQRLGHQEILEAEHGLEAWNILTQNEGIEVLITDWNMPEMNGLELVKKVRAEQKYVDMPIIMVTTEGGKAEVITALKAGVNNYIVKPFTPQVLKEKLEDVLG